The stretch of DNA TTAATATGATATAAACATCGATGGATtatatgaaattgaaattgaaaggtGAATGGTATTTAACATGATATTATAGGAAGGGGGCTATTGAAGACTTGCTGACGTTTCTGTAATTCTTTTATGGATTTGTTCAACAGGGCAAAGCTTATGAAGAAGGCGGCAGGCAGTGGTATGCGAGTGATGTAGGAATTAAGGAGAGGGCCTGTGTGTGGATGAAGAACGGTTTCATGAGCGTGAATACCAAAACTGGAGCCGGAAGAGCATTTCTTAGGTCGCTCTATCAACAGTATGCTGACTGGGGTGTCGATTTTGGTAAAGGAATATGTTATATTCTAAAACAGCATCTTAGGCATCAAATTAATCATTTGTTGGGACaaccccagccaagttggtcagactggTGAATCACacggttacaagtttgactcccaaCGGGAGCAAtctattggctttcttggtttgagccggtcagatATGGACAACCTAAGttggtttaccttcttgtggtcctttgctggctagggtcacaaggcggggtttacccaCTGCACGCCCTCCGGTAATGGCTCACTCTTGGTAATTTTCCAGTGTTTTGGTCTTCTTTGCAGTGAAACATGACTGTGTTTTCGGCTCTGATTTGGATTTGGATGAGATAACTGTAGTTTCAGAGGTAGGTAAACCTTAAACTTCCCTCCCTTACCCCCAAGTCTAACAACgaagaaatgaaaatgtgaAATAAGTGAACTTTCAACAGTACTCGGGCATAAAATGATCTTTACCtaaaaaccgaaaaaaaaaataaatttacatactGACTCAAAGTTCCATGTATTCAGTTATGGGAGCACTGAACCAAAGATAACGTATGGAGTCCACATATGCAGGTACTGAAGGAGCTTAATCATCCCATAACATATTCTCTGTCTCCCGGAGTTGACGCGACACCAGCATTGGCAAAGGAAGTCAGTGGTCTAGTCAACATGTACAGGGTAACCGGGGATGACTGGGATACCTGGGAAGATGTTGCTTCACACTTTAATGTTGCAAGGTTGGGTGCTTAAATCTCTTATTAGCCCTAAATTTGCTGTAAAAATACTTTGTCCTCCGGGCTCCATGTTTAAATTACTTGATAAACATAGCGACTCAAGTTTGTTTTGCAACTTCTGTTTTGGAACTTTCACACATCTTACTTTCTCCCGTTTGTCTGCCTCAGGGACATGGCTGCTGCTGGTTTGATAGGAACCGGGGGCCTGCAAGGGAAGTCATGGCCCGACTTAGATATGCTACCTTTCGGCTGGCTCACAGATCCCGGTGAGGATAATTCACCATTTCAATTGCAATCTCAACTAGGACTTCTCCCAGGAATTTTTATCACAATTCTCTAATTTCCagccaattttaattttactaacttCTGCACCGTTTCGCTATTCAATGATGTTGTACTGATAGTTAAAAAGTTCTGATATGCAAATTTAACAGCCAAACTGCCAAATTATGCTTGTTTGTTTATCGGTTCGGGTAAACTAATTAGAAAGAGAATATTATACAGGATCAAATGAAGGTCCACACAGACACAGTAATCTAACTCGGACTGAAAAAGAAACGCAGGTAATTAGCGTACTGCAAATGGTTTTGGACATAATGTAGACAATTTAACCGTTTTGTACTCAATGGGCCTATGTTGTCTTTGCAGATGACTTTGTGGTCCATGGCCAAGTCTCCCATCATGTATGGAGGTGACATGAGAAGGATTAGTGTTCGCGACCTTGCTCTCATTACAAATCCTACTTTACTGGAGATAAACTGGTTTAGCTCAAACAATAAAGAGGCAAGTCAAAAGTGAATTTGTTTCGAGTACTCAGGAATAGATATTGAGACGAAGACTCTAAAATTTAATGCAGTTCCCACACGTAACTGGCACACAATGTTCTCGACTCAGAAGGCATACACTATCCCACAACCACGAAAGTGAAAAATGTGCGGGTACTACCTTGGATGCCCAGGTTTTAGCTCTCAGAAGTTGCAAAGACACAAAAGCAAAAGGTTGGTCTCATAAACTTCTTGAGGATGATCTCGAGCAAATTTGTTGGAAAGGGAAAACAACCAAACATCAGGCACCATTTTGTCTCTACAAGAGAAGACCATTTTTTGAACTGTAAGTCCATAAGTACACTAAACCTTCCCATGATCTGTTGTCCTTGGCCTTCTTTTGTTTCGGTGAATCCTTTTAGTAACTTACAAAGGATATTAACATAGGCATCAAGAAACGAGAAATAAGAGCCAAATTAATGGGAAACTGCATTTACTGGAGGCGGAGACTAAAGATTCTTGCCTTATAGCTGCTCCAAATCGAAAGCTTACTTCTGCTGAAGTTAGCAAAGGTTCATTCTCAAACTGCAGATGGGAAGCCTACCAGGTACAGACTAAAGATTTTACgcaattatttataatttgaattttcagatgcgtgataaatttataaaaacaatCATTCATGATGTGAAGAAGCCTTAGTGCGGGggcaaccccaaccaagttgATCAGGCTGTTGACTTAGTAACTATAGGGTTACAAGTTCCACTTCTAGCGAGAGtgggcctattggccttcttggtttgagccggtcagcaaTGGGCAACCTAAGCTTGTTTACCTCCTTGTTGTTCTTTATTGGCTAGGGTGACAAAGCGggatttacccagtgcacaccccAGATAGTGGTTGCGGGTTTCTTATGTCATCCAAAAAAAGATGTCTTAGTGCATTCTCTTAATGAATAAGCAAAATTGAACATTTTATCTTGACAGACAAACAATTTAGTTTCTGTAAACTGGTAATGAAATGTATACATTGCACTCAGAAAGGTATCCTCGTCTGCATTGTTTATTCCCATATTCGCATTCGATATCTGAATTGTCTTACCACAAACAGATGTGGGAATTGAAACGCAACGGAACCCTCATAAACAATTACTCCGGTCTATGTGCTTCATTGGATTCAGCTAAAGGTGACATCTTTGGCTCCATTACTACTCACATCCTACTCTCTTAACCGCTCTATATTGTTCCTCACAAACGCATTCGCCAATTGATCTTCCTGTGCAGCTACACCCGTAGGAAGTCGTGCTTGGATTGCAAGCGGGAGGCAAGGTTTGATCTCTGAACCCATTTTTCTACACAGACCTCTAAACTCCACCCGGGAATAACCTAACAAGTAGCATGGCTTGGTTATCCAGGAGAGATATATCTCGCCTTCTTCAATCTGAACAAAGAGACATCCGTGATCTCAACAACCGCTTCAGATGTAGCCAAGGCGCTCCCTGAAAGAAACTCGCGCGATTCAACGTGCTCAGGAAGAGAATTATGGTCTGGGAAAAGCTTTGGACCAGTAAAGGTATTATCCATAACTGTACAAGCACATGGATCTgctttgtttgtactaaactGCCATTGATGATGAACAAGATAAACCCTGCAACCTACAAGAGGGTTGCATGTGTTGGAAATGTGATGATTGCAGTATGGATTTTGTATACTAAGAGCTGTCTCAAGAATTgaaataataagaaatttttTACATCTGACATTATAGATTTCTTCACTGTCCCTTTGGTATGATGTATGGTTTCTTATATTTTGGATATTGTCTGCTTTGTCTTGTTGGGTGATGTATGGCTATAACTCAAATGCAATCATTTCTTTCGGTGCAAAGGTTAGAGTAAGGCAATAAGTTTGAGTAATGCTGGTAACTTTAAGGTGGGAGTTTGATTTATCTAATTGAAACAAAATCTCAAAATAGTGGAGTCCTGAGCATAATTAATGCATTTCAATCAATAGAACAACTAATGAAACACattttggagaagaaaaatttgATTGAAACACATTAAGAAAAGTTGTTTtgtctattttaattttattttatcctATACCCATGTGAAAATCTCAATATTTTAGTCAAAAACCAAGGGGAGAACATTGACATTTAGTACCATTATTACAGTAGCACTCTACCAGAACCAAATGGTTTTTTGAGAAATTGGCTTCTGGAGTTCTGACACGCAACACCAAAATCATGAAAATATTGCATCGAAAACGATGGCTAAGTTGGTGAACTAGTAGCGTATGATTTTTGTAGtacaaaattatgaatttaattattgttaacaCCTCCTTTAGTCGATTATGTTATACATCATCTTTATAGTATGGTTTACTTTttcattgtaatttgtaaattattagataaaaatatagtttatctaatgattattatttttaaaagaataagggtcaaatagattATCAAACTGCACACGATAATGCAAGGTCactgaactttaaaaaaaaattataattgagtCCTTAAACTAACTTATTTCATGCAATTTGTCCAATTTGTAAGTTTCTAACAAGTCACtccaaatttaatttcttttaaaaaaaaattattaattttttttattaaaaaaaaaaaaaagcttgtcTCCATGGCCAGTGACGaagttctgtttttttttttttaaattattttacattttgggTGATCGGTTAGAAACTTACAAATTGGACAAATTGCATGAAATGAATTAGTTTAGAGACTcagttgtaattttttaggtTCAGTGATCTAATTGCATTATTGTGTGTAGTTCaatagcttatttgacccttatttcattatattaaataatgattgtaacaaaaaaattgtcataaaaaaatatgaaaatattctCTTATCAAACTTCACACAGTGACACCAGTTGAGTTGCTAGGTCACTATCCCAATTTGATTAAACCGCCTTGATATTGTATGCAGTGACGCAATTTAAGGTTTTTGATTGCACGACACGAACAATTTGGATTGTGATTTACAACACCAATATTGACCACTCGtctttgcaaaaataaaaaataaaaaaatattgaccaCTCGTAGGATGAATCATTATTGGAGACgttaaataattgtatataatTAGTAGTGAAACATACGAGTGTTTCCAATCCATCTTTGTCGTGGAGCGTCGGCCTTGTGCTGCCAAGTGCCACCTACCAAATAGCTAATCAAATTTACACCGTTTAATtcgaaaaaaatatttgaagaaaaataaaattgaaatttcattaatatatttttaggaaGATTGGTTTCCTTGTTTAGTTGGTGGAAGAAAATACCGAAAATATGGATTTCATTGATTGGTTATGTTTGAAATTGTAAAAAGTAATGAATATAAAGATCAATATGCctctaacaataataatgataataaattacctatataattaaaaaacttTTATGAGGGTAAAATAGGTATGCCATGTTATTTTTCCAAGTGTTGGAGAAGATAAAATACCACCCCTTTGCTCATAATTTAATTTCCTCAACTTTCAGAAATTTTATTGAAATATGAActtcatgaaccaaacaaaggCCACAAAAAAGTAAGTTTTCCTAGAACACCCCTTCGAGTAACAATGGTAAACTTTCATGTAAAtcaatatatgattttaatCGTTGTATCTCATTTGTCTCTttcaccaacatttttttatgaaaaactATAAAAGTGTGTTACATTTGTAATTCAAAACTATATGTTTTCATCACCTAAGAgttaatgtatttattatgaactaaaaatgtgacgtattttattttatttcttaattaataaaaaatttggtCAAAACCACTAATAtggtaaaataaataattaacaaaattgtaCACCAAATCCAAATGTGATACCAAAAATTATTGATATTCCACCAAATATAGTTAGAATCTTCCACTTTGGCGCCTTAGTATTGTTGGTTAATATTCTCAACCGCTTAGGTAACTATAAAAGGCTCACCTACTTCACCCCTCTTTGCTGCGCATTATCTCCCTCTCTTTTTCCGGCGGACTCGCCACGCCGTTCGACGACTCATCCGCACACGCGTCGCCAACTAACTCTCCCGCCTCCCAACGGTCACCTAACCCCCCAAAATTTTCTCTCTCCCCCTTTTTAGCTTGAATTACCCGCCCTCTCCCTCCAAACATGTACTGTCTCGCCTTGAAACCTACTTCACATTCATTTTTCTCGTCTTTCCTGAGAATTTCGCCAGAGCCCGTTGATTTGAAGCCGGAACGTCGTCGTTTCCATGGGAAAGCTCCGGCCTTTTTGGCATCTCGCCTGGAAAGTGGGAAAAGACCCGGTAAATTCAAGTCAAGAAACCCGGATTCAAACCCTTTATTTATACCCAGTTTTGCCTCGAACGAAACCCCTCTCGAAATCCTCAATGTGGGGGATAAAGTTCGGTTCTTGGCTTCGGAGTTCAAGTCTTTGCTGGAGCCGATAGATAAGGTGAAAAGATTGTTGCACTACGCGACGCTTCTGCCGCCCTTCGATGGGTCGATTCGGGTCAGGGAAAACCGGGTCGCGGGTTGCACGGCCCAGGTTTGGTTAGAGGCTATGATGGATAATGAAGGGTCGATGAGGTTCAGGGTGGATAGTGATTCAGAGATCACTAAAGGGTTCTCTTCTTGCCTGCTATGGCTGCTGGATGGGGCTACTCCAATGGAGGTTCTGAGTGTGGGAGCAGATGACTTAGCAGAAATGAATGTGGGATTGCCCAGTACCGGGCGTTCAAGAGTGAATACTTGGCATAATGTGTTGACCAGCATGCAGAATAGGACCAGAGATTGTGTTCAGAATAGGGAAAATTTGCAGTCTTTGGATGAGTTTCAATCCCTGCTTGTTAGGCCTGATCTCCATTTCCCCTCAAATGGAAGTTACAAGGAAGATAAGGTGTGCACaaacttgaattttttattaaattatttgtatttttcttaGGGAAAATTGCAGTTTTAGTCGTCCAGTTATACAGTAGTACATATTTAGTCCTGAGATTAAAATCCCTACTTTGCACGGTTAAAATGGCTACATATATAACTCGGGGCTATGTTTATATTATGGTATAATTGaaggataaaaatgtaattttttatttttcttatggctcattatattatgatcctGTAGTTACTTTACTGGATATTGGATTATGCTGTGGAATCTATGGGGATCTTGGATTCTTGGGTATTGCTCTTTGTTTTATAGGTTAGAGAAAGTAGGTGGAGACTGGGGAGGGGCTTTGCtcctttcattttattttattttattttaattcatagaATATTCAGGGAGAGCCTGGGATGTGCCAATTGAGGTTGAGAAGTCCACTACAAGGACAATAATTGATGTTGTTTTTCCACAAAATCAGATATGATATCACTGTCAAGaatcaagattttttttatttaggttATCCTGGACTTGTGGAGTTGGTTGGTTTTGGACTTTTCTATAAAAACATCTTTTCAAAACAAAACCATCATCCTTTGCATAGAATGGAGTGGTAAGTCACGGCAACTTAGCAGTTTCTAGTGTCTCTTATGTCTTTGTTCATAATCTACCACTTAAATACCTcgacctatatatatagagatcaCTGTTCAAGTGAATCCACCCTTTCTCATGAGTCCATGTGGACAAATCTGAACCATTAAAAGGTAGAGATCAATCAGCTTAGACGAAACACATCCTTTTGAGGCAGGCAAAAGGTCATGGATTTTAGTTTAAACATAGAAATTAGTGGACTGGATTGACTAGA from Ipomoea triloba cultivar NCNSP0323 chromosome 7, ASM357664v1 encodes:
- the LOC116025593 gene encoding probable alpha-galactosidase B; the encoded protein is MTMKGVVLSSISCLFVFFFSLSGLHGINSEAQPEDESGHANLPPRGWNSYDSFSWVITEKQFLQNVELVAQRLKSKGYEYVVVDFLWYRKKVEGAYTDSLGFDVIDEWGRMQPDPGRWPSSAGGRGFTDIAAKVHSMGLKFGIHVMRGVSTQAVNGHTPILDVKTGKAYEEGGRQWYASDVGIKERACVWMKNGFMSVNTKTGAGRAFLRSLYQQYADWGVDFVKHDCVFGSDLDLDEITVVSEVLKELNHPITYSLSPGVDATPALAKEVSGLVNMYRVTGDDWDTWEDVASHFNVARDMAAAGLIGTGGLQGKSWPDLDMLPFGWLTDPGSNEGPHRHSNLTRTEKETQMTLWSMAKSPIMYGGDMRRISVRDLALITNPTLLEINWFSSNNKEFPHVTGTQCSRLRRHTLSHNHESEKCAGTTLDAQVLALRSCKDTKAKGWSHKLLEDDLEQICWKGKTTKHQAPFCLYKRRPFFELHQETRNKSQINGKLHLLEAETKDSCLIAAPNRKLTSAEVSKGSFSNCRWEAYQMWELKRNGTLINNYSGLCASLDSAKATPVGSRAWIASGRQGEIYLAFFNLNKETSVISTTASDVAKALPERNSRDSTCSGRELWSGKSFGPVKVLSITVQAHGSALFVLNCH
- the LOC116025829 gene encoding sufE-like protein 2, chloroplastic; the encoded protein is MYCLALKPTSHSFFSSFLRISPEPVDLKPERRRFHGKAPAFLASRLESGKRPGKFKSRNPDSNPLFIPSFASNETPLEILNVGDKVRFLASEFKSLLEPIDKVKRLLHYATLLPPFDGSIRVRENRVAGCTAQVWLEAMMDNEGSMRFRVDSDSEITKGFSSCLLWLLDGATPMEVLSVGADDLAEMNVGLPSTGRSRVNTWHNVLTSMQNRTRDCVQNRENLQSLDEFQSLLVRPDLHFPSNGSYKEDKSRVLAPRS